TAGTCAAAGTCAGAGCAGTCAATCTGTGTTGTGAGCCGACAGCTGCAGAAGCGTGTCTGAGGTGTCCGGTGGAGGTGGCAGCCGAGCTCTGGGACTAACCACCGTGCTGGGGATGGCACCGCGTCAAGATGCAGGCAGATCCATGCAGAAGTGTCTAAAATTCACACTCCTCTGCaggggtgagggagagggaggaagagatgcTTTAGTGAGGATAAATAGTTTCCTTCACATTTAAGCAATTACAGAGTTTTTACTTTAAAGTATCAACAGGCACATTCTTTAGAAAACATGAActgtcagccaggcacggtggctcacgcctgtaaccccagctctctgggaggctgaggcaggcagatcacctgaggtcaagagttcaagaccagcctggccaaatggtgaaaccccgtccctactaaaaatacaaaaaaaattagctgggcacagtggctcacgcctgtaatctcagctactagaaAGCTGAGGttgtcctggctaacatggtgaaaccccgtctctactaaaaactacaaaaaactagccgggcgaggtggcgggcgcctgtagtcccagctactcgggaggctgaggcaggagaatggcataaacccgggaggcggagcttgcagtgagctgagatccggccactgcactccagcctgggcgacagagcgagactccgtctcaaaaaaaaaaaaaaaaaaaaaaaaaagctgaggttgaactcaggaggcggaggctgtagtgagccgagatcccaccattgcactgcagcttaagggcaacagagcgagactccatctcaaaaaaaaaaaaaaaaaaaaaaagaaaagaatacatgaACTGTCTTCAAATTTTGTCATGCCTTCTCCCTCTATCCTAGGCAAGCTGGAAAACATTACCAATAGTGGCTCTTCACAGGCTTTTGGTTAGAGATGTGAAGAGAAGCCGGGGAAAAATCAGGTTTCTTCCCAAGCCCCTCAGCCCTGTCTTTCTATTCCCGGACCTGAATGCAGCCTGACTCAGGCTACCCCATTGCGCCACCACCTGCGGCCACGACTCCGGGGAAAGGCACAGCTGGTGATGCCGATCAGAGCCTCTGCAGTCTTATGTGGCTTTTCTAACTAATTCTAAATCTTCAGAACCCATGGTATGAAAAGGTCGTACCTTCTGGAGGGATGTCGATGGTGTTAGGATGGAAGCACCAGGGGAACCCACGAACGCTGTCATCGAAACAGCAGCCCCTACTTGTACATTGGGAGGCCGTGATACCCGGAAAACCACAATTCTGTCTTTCACGGGGGGCCACTGTACATGTCTCTAGAAGTGCACAGGTAAGAAGCAAAGTAAGTTGTGGGCTGAATTCCTTGATGTTATTGTGCACACACCCATCCAGCTTCCTTCTCCAATGACATCAGCAACGGTCCGGTGAGGCAGATATGAAACCCTCAGGACACGAGAGGGAGATGTGGTCCTCACATCCTGACGTACAAACATTACGCTCAGGGAAAATGCAAGGTGCCCCGGGTTTGTGGACTTTGCATCTTTCTAGGTAA
The nucleotide sequence above comes from Macaca nemestrina isolate mMacNem1 chromosome 4, mMacNem.hap1, whole genome shotgun sequence. Encoded proteins:
- the LOC105472587 gene encoding trefoil factor 1 codes for the protein MAPMQNKVICALVLVSMLALGTLAQSQTETCTVAPRERQNCGFPGITASQCTSRGCCFDDSVRGFPWCFHPNTIDIPPEEECEF